The Paraburkholderia sp. ZP32-5 genome includes a window with the following:
- the plsY gene encoding glycerol-3-phosphate 1-O-acyltransferase PlsY, with protein sequence MQNLIVAIVAYLIGSLSFAVIVSAAMGLDDPRSYGSGNPGATNVLRSGSKKAAILTLIGDAFKGWLPVWLVVHVGARYGLDDRSIAIASIAVFLGHLYPVFFRFKGGKGVATAAGVLLAINPTLGVATLLTWLIVAFFTRYSSLAALCSALFAPLFYVFLFGPRIIALSILVMSLLLVWRHRGNIAKLMRGQESRIGDKKKAASPAAGGDL encoded by the coding sequence ATGCAAAACCTGATCGTCGCTATCGTTGCCTATCTGATCGGTTCGTTGTCGTTTGCCGTGATCGTGAGCGCCGCGATGGGGCTCGACGACCCGCGCTCATACGGCTCCGGTAACCCGGGCGCTACCAATGTGCTGCGCAGCGGGAGCAAGAAGGCGGCGATTCTCACGCTGATTGGCGATGCGTTCAAGGGCTGGCTGCCGGTGTGGCTGGTCGTGCATGTCGGCGCGCGCTACGGGCTCGACGACCGGTCGATTGCGATTGCGTCGATTGCCGTGTTTCTCGGCCACCTGTATCCGGTGTTCTTTCGCTTCAAGGGCGGCAAGGGCGTCGCGACCGCCGCGGGCGTGCTGCTCGCGATCAACCCGACGCTGGGTGTCGCGACGTTGCTGACCTGGCTGATCGTGGCGTTCTTCACGCGTTATTCGTCGCTCGCGGCGCTGTGCTCGGCGCTGTTCGCGCCGCTCTTCTATGTGTTCCTGTTCGGGCCGCGCATCATTGCGCTGTCGATTCTGGTGATGAGCCTGCTGCTCGTGTGGCGTCATCGCGGCAATATCGCGAAGCTGATGCGCGGGCAGGAAAGCCGTATCGGCGACAAGAAGAAGGCCGCGAGTCCGGCGGCGGGTGGCGATCTTTGA
- the ybaK gene encoding Cys-tRNA(Pro) deacylase, which produces MSKSRHVSETPATQLLRRHGVAFGEHPYDYVEHGGTTESARQLGVDEHHVVKTLVMEDEHAKPLIVLMHGDRTVSTKNLARQIGAKRVEPCKPEVANRHSGYLIGGTSPFGTRKQMPVYVESSILEMERIWLNGGRRGFLVSIEPKVLTELLAAKPVQCASVD; this is translated from the coding sequence ATGAGCAAATCCAGACACGTGTCCGAAACGCCCGCTACCCAGCTGTTACGCCGCCATGGCGTCGCGTTCGGCGAGCATCCTTACGACTACGTCGAGCATGGCGGTACCACGGAATCGGCGCGCCAGCTCGGCGTGGATGAGCATCATGTCGTGAAGACGCTGGTGATGGAAGATGAGCACGCGAAGCCGCTGATCGTGCTGATGCACGGCGACCGCACCGTCAGCACCAAGAACCTCGCGCGACAGATCGGCGCGAAGCGGGTCGAACCGTGCAAGCCCGAGGTCGCGAACCGGCATTCGGGCTATCTGATCGGCGGCACGTCGCCGTTCGGTACGCGCAAACAGATGCCGGTGTACGTCGAGTCCAGCATTCTGGAGATGGAGCGGATCTGGTTGAACGGCGGGCGACGCGGCTTTCTCGTCAGCATCGAGCCGAAGGTGTTGACCGAACTGCTTGCGGCGAAGCCGGTGCAGTGCGCGAGCGTTGATTGA
- a CDS encoding class I adenylate-forming enzyme family protein: MARLSHHLAVETTLNPASSIRSTIDIPALLAALPARISDIPALAAARAPRHVALIEDTRSLTNAQLLQAVDAAAALLCEWGVRGGDRVMIVAENTIAQIVLLFAAAKLDAWALVSNARLSAAELDSIRAHAQPRVVAYVVESSPDAHQHAQRHRATEAPAFVPAIGAWSYTVDETARAEPLEAASERQCAALIYTTGTTGAPKGVMLSHRNLLYIAAVSSSLRKVGPDDVVYAVLPVSHVYGFASVCLGSLHAGATLRLAPRFVPEAVRRALAEERVSIFQGVPAMHAKLLEHLHTHGHAWSAPRLRFAYSGGSPLDAALKAQVEAIYGVPLHNGYGMTESSPTVSHTMLDAPRGDCSVGEIIPGVEAKFVGLDGIEVARGEIGELWVRGPNVMLGYYRSPEQTRAAVTDDGWLRTGDLARQDANGALHIVGRSKELIIRSGFNVYPAEVEHVLNAHPQVVQSAVIGHAVEGNEEVVAFVELISGATVTPAELIAWCGERLAPYKRPTGLNVLEALPAASTGKILKHRLRELV; this comes from the coding sequence ATGGCGCGCTTAAGCCATCATCTTGCAGTGGAGACCACGTTGAACCCGGCTTCATCCATCCGTTCCACGATCGACATTCCGGCGCTGCTGGCCGCGCTGCCCGCGCGCATCAGCGATATTCCAGCGCTCGCCGCCGCGCGCGCTCCACGGCATGTCGCGCTGATCGAGGACACGCGCAGCCTGACCAACGCGCAACTGCTGCAAGCCGTCGATGCCGCCGCCGCGTTGCTGTGCGAATGGGGCGTGCGCGGCGGCGATCGCGTGATGATCGTCGCGGAAAACACCATCGCGCAGATCGTGCTGCTGTTCGCCGCCGCGAAGCTCGACGCGTGGGCGCTGGTGTCGAACGCGCGGCTGTCGGCGGCCGAGCTCGATTCGATTCGCGCGCACGCGCAGCCGCGCGTCGTCGCGTACGTGGTGGAGAGTTCGCCGGATGCGCACCAGCATGCGCAACGCCATCGAGCCACCGAGGCTCCCGCGTTCGTGCCGGCCATCGGTGCGTGGTCGTACACCGTCGACGAGACGGCCCGCGCCGAGCCGCTCGAAGCCGCGAGCGAGCGCCAATGCGCGGCGCTGATCTACACGACGGGCACCACCGGCGCGCCGAAGGGCGTGATGCTGTCGCATCGCAATCTGCTGTACATCGCGGCCGTGTCGAGCAGTCTGCGCAAAGTCGGGCCTGACGACGTCGTGTATGCAGTGCTGCCGGTCTCGCATGTCTACGGCTTCGCGTCGGTGTGCCTCGGCAGCCTGCATGCGGGCGCGACGCTGCGGCTCGCGCCGCGCTTCGTGCCGGAAGCGGTGCGGCGCGCGCTCGCGGAAGAACGCGTATCGATCTTCCAGGGCGTGCCGGCGATGCACGCGAAGCTGCTCGAACATCTGCACACGCACGGCCACGCATGGTCGGCGCCGCGGCTGCGTTTCGCGTATTCAGGCGGCTCGCCGCTCGACGCCGCGCTCAAGGCACAGGTCGAAGCCATCTACGGAGTGCCGCTGCACAACGGCTACGGGATGACCGAAAGCAGCCCGACCGTGTCGCATACGATGCTCGACGCGCCACGCGGCGACTGCTCGGTGGGCGAAATCATTCCGGGTGTCGAGGCGAAATTCGTCGGGCTCGACGGCATCGAGGTAGCGCGTGGCGAGATCGGCGAACTGTGGGTGCGCGGGCCGAACGTGATGCTCGGCTACTACCGCAGCCCCGAACAGACGCGCGCGGCCGTGACCGATGACGGCTGGCTCAGGACCGGCGACCTCGCGCGACAGGACGCCAATGGCGCACTGCATATCGTCGGGCGCAGCAAGGAGCTGATCATCCGCTCGGGCTTCAACGTGTACCCGGCCGAAGTCGAGCATGTGCTGAATGCGCATCCGCAGGTCGTGCAGTCGGCGGTGATCGGGCACGCGGTCGAGGGCAACGAGGAGGTCGTCGCGTTCGTCGAGTTGATCTCGGGCGCGACGGTCACGCCGGCCGAGCTGATCGCGTGGTGCGGCGAACGGCTCGCGCCGTACAAGCGGCCGACCGGATTGAACGTGCTGGAGGCGTTGCCGGCGGCGTCGACCGGAAAGATTCTGAAGCATCGTCTGCGCGAACTGGTGTAG
- the xerD gene encoding site-specific tyrosine recombinase XerD — protein MSTTAITDTADIPAQAKADGAAVASPLLLTSSASIDAFCDALWLEHGLSRNTLDAYRRDLRLFCEWLAHTRNASLDTASEADLTAYSAARQKDKATSANRRLSVFRRYYAWAVREHRAATDPTLRIRSAKQPPRFPSTLSEAQVEALLGAPDIDTPLGLRDRTMLELMYASGLRVTELVTLKSVEVGLNEGVVRVTGKGSKERLIPFGEEAHAWIERYLRDARPALLGARAADALFVTSRAEGMTRQQFWNIIKRHAAAAGVHAPLSPHTLRHAFATHLLNHGADLRVVQLLLGHTDISTTQIYTHVARERLKSLHAQHHPRG, from the coding sequence ATGAGCACGACCGCTATTACCGATACCGCCGATATTCCCGCGCAGGCCAAGGCCGATGGCGCCGCCGTCGCGTCACCGCTGCTGCTGACCAGCTCGGCCTCGATCGACGCCTTCTGCGACGCGCTGTGGCTCGAACACGGACTGTCGCGCAACACGCTCGATGCCTATCGCCGCGACCTGCGGCTCTTCTGCGAATGGCTCGCGCACACGCGCAACGCATCGCTCGATACCGCGAGCGAAGCCGATCTCACGGCCTACAGCGCGGCCCGTCAAAAAGACAAGGCGACCTCGGCGAACCGGCGGCTGTCGGTGTTTCGCCGCTACTACGCGTGGGCGGTGCGCGAGCATCGCGCGGCGACCGATCCGACGTTGCGCATCCGCTCGGCAAAGCAGCCGCCGCGTTTTCCGTCGACGCTCAGCGAGGCGCAGGTCGAAGCGCTGCTGGGCGCGCCCGATATCGACACGCCGCTCGGCCTGCGCGATCGCACGATGCTCGAGCTGATGTACGCCAGCGGTCTGCGCGTGACCGAACTGGTCACGCTGAAATCCGTCGAGGTCGGACTCAACGAGGGGGTGGTGCGCGTCACCGGCAAGGGCTCGAAAGAGCGGCTGATTCCGTTCGGCGAGGAGGCGCACGCGTGGATCGAGCGCTATCTGCGCGACGCGCGCCCGGCGCTGCTCGGCGCGCGCGCGGCCGATGCGCTGTTCGTGACCTCGCGCGCGGAAGGTATGACGCGCCAGCAGTTCTGGAACATCATCAAGCGGCACGCGGCGGCGGCCGGCGTGCATGCGCCGTTGTCGCCGCATACGCTGCGGCACGCGTTTGCGACGCATCTGCTCAATCACGGCGCGGACCTGCGCGTCGTGCAACTGCTGCTCGGCCATACCGATATTTCGACCACGCAGATTTACACGCACGTTGCGCGCGAGCGGTTGAAGTCGCTGCATGCGCAGCATCATCCGCGCGGGTGA
- a CDS encoding methylated-DNA--[protein]-cysteine S-methyltransferase — protein MFNAVIDAPFGKVGIRLEGDAVREIVYLPESSRNVEPDTPLARQAVEQIEQYFARAATKFELPLADVGTVFQRRVWQAISEIPPGVVLTYGQLAKQLGSAPRAVGQACGSNFFPIVIPCHRVVSSSGIGGFAHHGGDGFFRNVKRWLLAHEGVPYA, from the coding sequence ATGTTCAACGCAGTGATCGATGCGCCTTTCGGCAAGGTCGGGATTCGTCTCGAAGGCGACGCCGTGCGCGAGATCGTCTATCTGCCCGAATCGAGCCGCAACGTCGAGCCCGATACGCCGCTCGCGCGGCAGGCGGTCGAGCAGATCGAGCAGTATTTCGCACGCGCGGCGACGAAATTCGAATTGCCGCTCGCCGATGTCGGCACCGTGTTTCAGCGGCGTGTCTGGCAGGCGATCAGCGAGATTCCGCCCGGCGTCGTGCTGACCTACGGGCAGCTGGCAAAGCAACTAGGCAGCGCGCCGCGCGCGGTCGGTCAGGCGTGCGGTTCGAATTTCTTTCCGATCGTGATTCCGTGCCATCGTGTGGTGAGTTCAAGCGGTATCGGCGGCTTCGCGCATCATGGCGGCGATGGCTTCTTTCGCAACGTGAAGCGCTGGCTGCTTGCGCATGAGGGTGTGCCGTACGCATGA
- the queG gene encoding tRNA epoxyqueuosine(34) reductase QueG, whose translation MNRSPTSPVSCTPTSTDAAHRFDEAALHALALDIKTWGRELGFGAIGISDTDLSAAEAPLAAWLEAGCHGEMDYMAKHGMKRARPAELVAGTRRVITARIAYLPARTLAGEVSGRASESASGRASESASASAFASTPESAQQGASEGAPRERDWRAVAHARLADPSTAVVSIYARGRDYHKVMRNRLQHLADRIEAAIGPFGYRVFTDSAPVLEVELAQKAGIGWRGKHTLLLQRDAGSLFFLGEIYVDIPLPTDAATSPDAAPETPGSHCGSCKRCLDACPTGAIVEPYKVDARRCISYLTIELKGSIPQDMRPLIGNRVYGCDDCQLVCPWNKFAQAAPVDDFDVRHGLDRASLVELFGWSADEFDTRMQGSAIRRIGYESWLRNLAVGMGNALRAAPTSLAADARAAIVQALRQRADDPSALVREHVEWALEAA comes from the coding sequence ATGAACCGAAGTCCGACGTCCCCTGTTTCCTGCACGCCAACATCGACTGATGCCGCGCATCGTTTCGACGAAGCGGCGCTGCATGCGCTCGCGCTCGACATCAAGACGTGGGGCCGTGAACTCGGTTTCGGGGCGATCGGCATTAGCGATACCGATCTCTCCGCCGCTGAAGCGCCGCTTGCAGCTTGGCTCGAAGCGGGTTGCCACGGCGAGATGGATTATATGGCCAAACACGGGATGAAACGCGCGAGGCCGGCCGAGCTTGTGGCCGGCACGCGACGCGTGATCACCGCGCGCATCGCTTATTTGCCCGCGCGGACGCTGGCCGGCGAGGTGTCTGGGCGTGCGTCGGAGAGTGCGTCTGGGCGTGCGTCGGAGAGTGCGTCTGCGAGCGCGTTTGCAAGCACGCCTGAAAGCGCACAGCAAGGCGCGAGCGAAGGCGCACCGCGCGAGCGCGACTGGCGCGCGGTCGCGCACGCGCGGCTTGCCGACCCGTCGACGGCGGTAGTGTCGATCTATGCGCGCGGCCGCGATTATCACAAGGTGATGCGCAATCGTCTGCAACATCTGGCCGACAGAATCGAAGCGGCGATCGGGCCGTTCGGCTATCGCGTATTTACCGATTCGGCGCCCGTGCTCGAAGTCGAACTCGCGCAGAAGGCGGGCATCGGCTGGCGCGGCAAGCACACGCTGCTGCTGCAGCGCGATGCCGGTTCGCTGTTTTTTCTCGGCGAAATCTATGTCGACATTCCGTTGCCGACCGACGCCGCCACGTCGCCCGACGCCGCGCCGGAAACGCCGGGCTCGCACTGCGGCAGTTGCAAGCGCTGTCTCGACGCGTGTCCGACCGGCGCGATCGTCGAGCCTTACAAAGTCGACGCGCGCCGCTGCATCTCGTATCTGACGATCGAATTGAAGGGCAGTATTCCCCAGGACATGCGGCCGCTGATCGGCAATCGTGTGTATGGCTGCGACGACTGCCAGCTCGTGTGTCCGTGGAACAAGTTCGCGCAGGCCGCGCCGGTCGACGATTTCGACGTGCGGCACGGGCTCGATCGCGCGTCGCTGGTCGAACTGTTCGGATGGAGCGCGGACGAATTCGATACGCGCATGCAGGGCAGCGCGATTCGCCGCATCGGCTACGAGAGCTGGCTGCGTAATCTCGCGGTCGGCATGGGCAATGCGTTGCGCGCCGCGCCGACGAGTCTCGCCGCCGACGCGCGCGCGGCGATCGTGCAGGCGCTCAGGCAACGCGCCGACGACCCTTCGGCGCTCGTGCGCGAGCATGTGGAGTGGGCGCTGGAAGCGGCGTAA
- the tsaE gene encoding tRNA (adenosine(37)-N6)-threonylcarbamoyltransferase complex ATPase subunit type 1 TsaE: MPVNPDHAQPPAAPVLLERSFALADEAATQAFGARFAQAIESVREASRQRDTQTRTAPSGLAGDHTFHGLQVQLIGDLGAGKTTLVRATLRGLGHTGRVRSPTYTLVEPYVLARPAGELALYHFDLYRFTDPAEWADAGFREYFDSGAVCLVEWPQRAGPLLGIPDLVFSLGLDGGTDANADANADANADARKLVARAYSESGKACLERC, translated from the coding sequence ATGCCTGTCAATCCCGATCACGCGCAGCCGCCCGCCGCTCCCGTCCTGCTCGAACGCAGCTTCGCGCTCGCGGACGAAGCCGCGACCCAGGCGTTCGGCGCGCGCTTCGCACAGGCAATCGAAAGCGTGCGCGAAGCGTCGCGACAGCGCGACACGCAAACACGCACGGCACCGTCGGGCCTCGCCGGCGATCACACCTTCCACGGCCTGCAGGTTCAGCTCATCGGCGATCTCGGCGCGGGCAAAACCACACTCGTGCGCGCGACCTTGCGCGGCCTCGGCCACACCGGCCGCGTGCGCAGTCCCACCTATACGCTCGTCGAGCCTTACGTGCTCGCGCGTCCCGCTGGGGAACTCGCGCTCTATCACTTCGATCTGTACAGATTCACCGATCCGGCCGAATGGGCCGACGCGGGCTTTCGCGAATATTTCGATAGCGGCGCGGTCTGCCTCGTCGAATGGCCGCAGCGCGCGGGCCCGCTGCTCGGCATACCGGATCTCGTTTTCTCGCTCGGGCTCGACGGCGGTACGGACGCAAACGCCGACGCAAACGCCGACGCAAACGCGGACGCACGCAAGCTCGTCGCACGGGCTTATAGCGAATCAGGAAAGGCATGTCTCGAAAGATGTTGA
- a CDS encoding N-acetylmuramoyl-L-alanine amidase: MSRKMLIKPFHSIESAAGATHNWRRRQILRAGASTLVLGLVAPRLAFASSVLGVRVWPARDYTRVTIESDQPLQNTQQLLQGPDRLVVDLSGLDLDQALKDLVSKIEPNDPQISSVRVGQYQPHVVRMVFDLKGSVKPQVFTLSPVGSYKYRLVFDLYPAVAPDPLMELLAQSERKQEALNEENSAPPAALAGPGTTPPADNSEAFFERYAQNGAGNAGSGATPGVPHPPAHGTAAPGVPPIIASKPATPATPATPAAPPTAIARNKGSGNTTRGTGGDSLGGDDDTYAFATPKSSRSNTVRLLTVAIDPGHGGEDPGAIGSAGTYEKHIALDVAKKLRAKIDAQPNMRAMMTRDADFFVPLNVRVQKARRVGADLFVSIHADAFTTPEAKGSSVFALSEHGASSAAARWMANKENSSDEIGGINVKSADAAVNRALFDMSTTAQIRDSMRYGNFVLKEIGDINKLHKGSVEQAGFAVLKAPDIPSILVETAFISNPDEERRLNDDAYRDRMAGAIMTGIKRYFAANPPLAKSRMT, translated from the coding sequence ATGTCTCGAAAGATGTTGATCAAACCGTTCCACTCGATCGAATCGGCGGCGGGCGCCACGCATAACTGGCGGCGCCGGCAGATCCTGCGCGCGGGCGCGTCGACGCTCGTGCTCGGCCTCGTCGCGCCGCGTCTCGCGTTCGCCAGTTCGGTGCTCGGCGTGCGCGTGTGGCCCGCGCGCGATTACACGCGCGTCACGATCGAATCCGATCAGCCGCTGCAAAACACCCAGCAACTATTGCAGGGACCGGACCGGCTCGTCGTCGATCTGAGCGGGCTCGATCTCGATCAGGCGCTCAAGGACCTCGTGTCGAAAATCGAGCCGAACGATCCGCAGATCTCGTCGGTACGGGTCGGGCAATATCAGCCGCACGTGGTACGCATGGTGTTCGATCTGAAGGGCTCGGTGAAGCCGCAGGTGTTCACGCTGTCGCCGGTCGGCTCGTACAAGTACCGGCTCGTGTTCGACCTGTACCCGGCCGTCGCGCCCGATCCGCTGATGGAACTGCTCGCGCAGAGCGAGCGCAAGCAGGAGGCGCTGAACGAGGAAAACAGTGCGCCGCCGGCCGCGCTCGCCGGCCCCGGCACGACGCCGCCCGCCGACAACAGCGAGGCGTTCTTCGAGCGTTATGCGCAGAACGGCGCCGGCAATGCCGGCAGCGGCGCCACACCCGGCGTGCCGCATCCGCCCGCGCATGGCACGGCCGCGCCGGGCGTGCCGCCGATCATCGCAAGCAAGCCGGCGACACCAGCCACACCGGCCACGCCCGCCGCGCCGCCCACCGCGATCGCGCGCAACAAAGGCAGCGGCAACACCACGCGCGGCACGGGCGGCGATTCACTTGGCGGCGACGACGACACCTACGCATTCGCCACGCCGAAGTCGAGCCGCAGCAACACCGTGCGCCTGTTGACCGTCGCGATCGATCCGGGTCACGGCGGCGAAGACCCCGGCGCGATCGGCAGCGCGGGCACCTACGAGAAGCACATCGCCCTCGATGTAGCGAAGAAGCTGCGCGCGAAAATCGATGCGCAGCCGAACATGCGCGCGATGATGACGCGCGACGCCGACTTCTTCGTGCCGCTGAACGTACGGGTGCAGAAGGCGCGCCGCGTCGGAGCCGACCTGTTCGTGTCGATCCACGCGGACGCGTTCACGACGCCCGAGGCAAAGGGCTCGTCGGTGTTCGCGCTGTCCGAGCATGGCGCATCGAGTGCGGCCGCGCGCTGGATGGCGAACAAGGAAAACTCGTCGGACGAGATTGGCGGCATCAACGTCAAATCCGCCGATGCGGCCGTCAACCGCGCGCTGTTCGACATGTCGACCACCGCGCAGATTCGCGACTCGATGCGTTACGGCAACTTCGTGCTGAAGGAAATCGGCGACATCAACAAGCTGCACAAGGGCTCGGTCGAGCAGGCCGGCTTCGCGGTGCTGAAGGCGCCGGACATTCCGTCGATCCTCGTCGAGACCGCGTTCATCAGCAACCCGGACGAGGAGCGGCGTCTGAACGACGACGCGTATCGCGACCGGATGGCGGGCGCGATCATGACCGGCATCAAGCGTTATTTCGCGGCGAATCCGCCGCTCGCGAAGAGCCGCATGACGTGA
- a CDS encoding EamA family transporter — translation MSPRDLLLALIVVIAWGVNFVVIKVGLHGVPPMLLGALRFTLAAVPAVFFVKRPQMPWRWLFAYGATISFGQFAFLFSAMYVGMPAGLASLVLQAQAFFTLIFAALFLHERFRLPNVAGLLIAAAGLGVIGLQGGHSMSAAGFVLTLCAACMWALGNIVTKKVGKVDLVGLVVWGSLIPPLPFFAASFVFEGPHQIAAALSGISAMSIFAVVYLAFIATLVGYGLWSGLLSRYPASQVAPFSLLVPIVGLASASLLLGEELSVVQVVGALLVMAGLAVNVFGGWLVQRLMPAR, via the coding sequence ATGTCGCCCAGGGATCTGCTGCTCGCGCTGATCGTCGTGATCGCGTGGGGCGTCAATTTTGTCGTGATCAAGGTCGGTTTGCATGGCGTGCCGCCGATGCTGCTCGGCGCGCTGCGCTTCACGCTCGCCGCGGTGCCGGCGGTGTTTTTCGTCAAGCGGCCGCAGATGCCGTGGCGCTGGCTGTTCGCGTACGGCGCGACGATCTCGTTCGGGCAGTTCGCGTTCCTGTTCTCGGCGATGTACGTCGGTATGCCGGCGGGCCTTGCGTCGCTGGTGCTGCAGGCGCAGGCGTTTTTCACGCTGATTTTCGCGGCGCTGTTCCTGCACGAGCGCTTCCGTTTGCCGAACGTCGCGGGTCTGCTGATCGCCGCGGCCGGGCTCGGCGTGATTGGCTTGCAAGGTGGTCACTCGATGTCGGCCGCGGGCTTCGTGCTGACGCTGTGCGCGGCGTGCATGTGGGCGCTCGGCAATATCGTCACGAAGAAAGTCGGCAAGGTGGATCTGGTCGGGCTCGTCGTGTGGGGCAGCCTGATTCCGCCGCTGCCGTTTTTCGCCGCGTCGTTCGTGTTCGAAGGGCCGCATCAGATTGCCGCCGCGTTGAGCGGCATCAGCGCGATGTCGATTTTCGCGGTCGTTTATCTCGCCTTTATCGCGACACTGGTCGGCTATGGCTTGTGGAGCGGCTTGCTGTCGCGCTATCCGGCGAGCCAGGTTGCGCCGTTTTCGCTGCTGGTGCCGATCGTCGGACTCGCGTCGGCGTCGCTGCTGCTCGGTGAAGAACTGTCGGTGGTGCAGGTTGTCGGCGCGTTGCTCGTGATGGCGGGGCTCGCAGTGAACGTATTCGGTGGCTGGCTTGTGCAGCGCCTGATGCCGGCGCGGTGA
- a CDS encoding pirin family protein: MTSSIKAVLKPHLRDIGNLTVRRVLPAMAARLVGPFIFFDHMGPATLEPGSGLDVRPHPHIGLATVTYLFDGAIMHRDSLGSEQKIVPGDVNWMTAGRGIVHSERTPPEDRARGQTIHGIQTWVALPLADEEAEPSFAHHAAATLPVVERNGVTLRVIAGTAFGAVSPVATFSGTLYVAADFTPGSAFALEPEHEERGVYLVDGDLEIDGVPLEVGQMAVLALDETVTLASTHGARVMLLGGEKLDGERVIEWNFVASSREKIDAAKLAWTNQEMGKVPGETEWIPLPVHK; the protein is encoded by the coding sequence ATGACTTCCTCGATCAAAGCCGTCCTCAAACCGCATTTGCGCGACATCGGCAATCTGACCGTCAGGCGGGTACTGCCTGCGATGGCGGCGCGCCTCGTCGGCCCGTTCATCTTCTTCGACCACATGGGTCCCGCGACCCTCGAACCCGGCAGCGGCCTCGACGTGCGTCCGCATCCGCATATCGGCCTCGCGACCGTCACCTATCTGTTCGACGGCGCGATCATGCATCGCGACAGCCTCGGCTCCGAGCAGAAAATCGTCCCTGGCGACGTCAACTGGATGACGGCCGGGCGCGGCATCGTCCATTCGGAGCGCACACCGCCCGAGGACCGCGCGCGCGGCCAGACGATTCACGGCATCCAGACGTGGGTCGCGCTGCCACTCGCCGACGAAGAAGCCGAGCCGTCGTTCGCGCATCATGCGGCCGCGACGTTGCCGGTCGTCGAGCGCAATGGCGTGACGCTGCGCGTGATCGCGGGCACCGCGTTCGGCGCGGTCTCGCCGGTCGCGACGTTCTCCGGCACGCTGTACGTGGCCGCCGATTTCACGCCGGGCAGCGCGTTCGCGCTCGAGCCGGAGCATGAGGAACGCGGCGTGTATCTGGTGGACGGCGATCTCGAAATCGACGGCGTGCCGCTCGAAGTCGGCCAGATGGCAGTGCTCGCGCTCGACGAAACGGTTACGCTCGCGAGCACGCATGGCGCGCGCGTGATGCTGCTCGGCGGTGAGAAGCTCGACGGCGAACGCGTTATCGAATGGAATTTCGTCGCCAGCTCGCGCGAGAAGATCGACGCCGCGAAGCTCGCATGGACGAATCAGGAAATGGGCAAGGTGCCCGGCGAAACCGAATGGATTCCGCTGCCGGTGCACAAGTAA
- the trxA gene encoding thioredoxin, whose translation MDTTLATFEQDVLAASTLAPVLVDFWAPWCGPCKSLGPMLEKLEAEGAGKWKLVKVNVDENHELAAHFQVRSIPHVIAFADGQAVDQFVGVLPEGQLREFIERLVPQGAPAARVEAQTALAEGRRDDAYDLLQAALAYDPGFDEARMDRIELLLEDNRIDEARNEVDLLSPKTTQGIDARFNAIKTRLDAVDAAADLPPTDALEASVANNPDDLEARFDLANALIAHRKYAGALEHLLAIVQRDRAFRDDIGRKTMLSVFDLAAHQPELVAQWRRKLSASLY comes from the coding sequence ATGGACACTACTCTGGCCACTTTCGAACAGGACGTTCTCGCGGCGTCGACCCTGGCCCCCGTGCTGGTCGATTTCTGGGCGCCGTGGTGCGGCCCGTGCAAGAGCCTCGGCCCGATGCTCGAAAAGCTCGAAGCCGAGGGCGCCGGCAAATGGAAGCTGGTGAAGGTCAACGTGGATGAGAACCACGAACTGGCCGCGCACTTCCAGGTGCGCAGCATTCCGCATGTGATCGCTTTCGCGGATGGGCAGGCGGTCGATCAGTTCGTCGGCGTGCTGCCGGAAGGACAGTTGCGCGAATTTATCGAACGGCTGGTACCGCAAGGCGCGCCGGCCGCGCGCGTCGAAGCGCAAACCGCGCTCGCCGAGGGCCGCCGCGACGACGCCTACGACCTGCTGCAGGCAGCGCTTGCGTACGATCCGGGTTTCGACGAAGCGCGCATGGACCGCATCGAACTGCTGCTCGAAGACAACCGTATCGACGAAGCGCGCAACGAAGTCGATCTGCTGTCGCCGAAAACGACGCAGGGCATCGACGCCCGCTTCAACGCGATCAAGACGCGGCTCGACGCGGTGGATGCCGCCGCGGACCTGCCGCCCACCGATGCGCTCGAAGCAAGCGTCGCCAACAACCCCGACGATCTGGAAGCGCGCTTCGATCTGGCCAATGCGCTGATCGCGCACCGCAAGTACGCGGGCGCGCTCGAGCATCTGCTGGCGATCGTGCAACGCGACCGCGCGTTCCGTGACGATATCGGCCGCAAGACGATGTTGTCGGTATTCGATCTGGCCGCGCATCAGCCGGAACTGGTCGCGCAGTGGCGGCGCAAGCTGAGCGCGTCGCTGTATTGA